aaCGTCCAAAATAACTCTCAATTCATGTAACTCAAATATCATTGTATCCATACTAATCATAAATCTCATGTAACATATAATCCATGTAAACCTTATAATCCATGTAACATGTAATTCATGTAAGGTATATTATTCATGTAACATGTACTCTATGTTTCACATCAGTATAATGTCCGTTAAACCTTCAAAAATATCGAGGATACTCGGGTGATACACACTAAGTGTATAAATCAaaaattcgtcaattcatcatcatatacgCTCTTTTGAGACATTATCGATATGTTCCTCCTAAACCGATAAAAGGTAAGCTCAATTGAGCTGAATGATAAGCTCCGtagagctgaaacggtaagcccCTAAGGACTGAAACTGTAAGCTCCGAAGAGCTGaacggtaagctcataagagctgaaacggtaagctcatacgagctgtggtgagtctgcaacaaatgccaGAGCTCAAccaaacggtaaccctagtgacatgtcacttgtattctacgACTTTCtatggttcaaacgggactcgaaAATAAATTTGAGCATATAACCAATAGGCATTTCAATTCTAtagttcatatatatacattcatacaatattcaagatagaaatttcaattataaatataattttgattctaattatacgaacttacctcgagttgctcggATATCAACTATTGGCTACTCGTTAAGCTTTtccttcccccgatctaaaccCAAACTCGGTTTATCTTggtctatatattatcaaattcaacatttttagtaaccatttaattcaattcacacatatttggaaaattacacattttcccctatAGTTTTgaatactttacaatttagtcctttatacaTAAAATggcaaatttcacatttttaaccacaatccaccttagccgaattctATATGGTATTATACTAGCCtatattttcactttattcacATTTCCAACTACAACATttctatctttcacaatttaatccctaattctcatttatgtcaaaaatcactttataaaacttgtatatctattaacAAGCATCAATAATTTAACAAGAAACTTTAAAATACctaagtattcaacaatggaatatctcaaaatctttaaaatttttaaaaatgaaggtacgggtcagctagattaagctgtaacgagctcaaaaacgtagaaatcattaaaaacgaatcaaaaaccgtaccttaattgaAGATTTTAAAGTTGCCGAATGAAAAACctatttttttattcttgttCTTCTAATTTCGATGGTGTATGAAAGATGAACaccatcttattattatttagtttttatttatcttattttattaaccaatttacaattatacccttaataataaaacatatataacttCCATTTAATGACCAAATATGTCCACTCAAGTTTCAAATGGTCAAATAAAATAACAAGGACTTCCATATTAATAAAACATAGCTATTTATTACCTTTAAACAATAGTACTCAACTTTTACGcgttacgtgatttagtcctttttaccgaattaagcatttaaacggtaaaatatcttaacgaaactttcaccaaataattctatcatgttgtaaaccttaataaaataataaaataaatattttgactttgaatttgtggtccctaaaccactaTTTCGAATTGActtaaaaacgggctgttacacactGTCCCTTGACTGAGCACCTTAACCGATTGATAATTTCCCATAAGCACTTCACGGTTTGCCACTAGttcataaattttgaattgttgTTGGTCATTACACACATGGACAGTAGCTCCATATTCGAGCCACCAATTACAAGACTTATCAGTCATGGCTATGTTGAGTTCAGTAATCATACCAATCTCCAAATTTTTTATCCCTTCCGTAACCATAGCTACTGAGTCCATGCCCTCCACCATATTGGCATTGGAAGTTGTGGCATCTTGCTTCTTTTTGAGAAGTCTGCAATCCTTAATGTCCTTTCTTATTGCAATTATAACAATAGCGAGTTCTTTTCCTCTTGTCTTGCACGTCCTTGGTCTCGAATGTGGCCTTTCGCTTACCATTTCGAGAGTTCTTAGACTCGCTCACATGGTTCACTTTAGAACTTTGGGAATATACGCCGCAACACACTTCTGATTTTCCTCTTCAATACGCAATTGTCTAAGTATTTTCTCCACAGTGAAGTCCTCTGCCATATGCAGAAGTTTCTTCCGATAATTGTTCCAAGACGAGGGCAACTTCGAAATGATACCCCCAACTTGTAACAATTTCGGAATAACAAATTTCAAATCACGAAGCCTGCTTACAAGGACTTGTAATTCATGGACTTATCCATGATCAGGATACAATCGAGCATTTTGAATTCGAAATActtcatcattaaaaatttatcaatagtTTATCGCTCGGTGTTGTATTTCTCTTCAAGAGCTTTCCATATTTCCACCGGGGACTGCATCGACATGTAAAGATCATACAATCGATCAAACAAAGTGTTGAGGACGTGTCCTCGACATGTGAAATTGTCTTCTTCGCGCTTCTTCTTGAGTTCAGGCACTTTTCTAATTTCCTCAGAATTTGCATTTGGGGCAGGATCCTCCACGACTTGCAGGTTTAGATCCAGAACGTACGCCACAATTAGGATAGTAAGAAGGAACAACATCTTGTCCTtccaataattaaaatttaaaccatcAAACTGATTAAGTTTCACAAACTCTTGGTTCATCGCTTTGAATGCGGTGTTAGCCTCCGTCGCCATCTCCAAAAATagttctctttgattgttggaaaTTTGAGTGGAGACGATAGAACCGGAGACTTATATGGAAATAAACAGCATACTTCGAGGCACGAATGACGCTTTTGAAAGAGAACTATTTTCCCCTACACAAAGTTACTAGAGGGTTAAGACAAAGGTCCTCCCAGGATACAATGAAGTTTTGAATATCCTTTGATTTGCAAAATCGAGGAATTTCCTAACTCTTACTCTAGTTTTTGAAAATAAGATTGATTGTAATTGTACAAAGTTGGTCTAAAATCATTTTATGCTCTCGTTCTATTAATGTCGCTTTAAGTGTCAAGTATTGCACTTTATGCTTTCTAATCAGTTCATGAATCATCCATAACACTTCTTGCATCTTTTGATTTACGATAATAATGTGTTGAACGATGTCTTCTTCTGATTTCATTCTATAATCTTGCACTTCTCTAATCATCCTATCAATTCTCTCTTTGTGCTGAAGTTGTTATCTTATCAGGAAATATCAGATTTATTGTCATTTCTTCTAAtatctataatagaaaataattttttttcaaatttcagtaTTTATCTATTTTCCTCTAGTGTCATCactaactaaaaattaatttataataattactaacaaaataactttaaaataatttaaaaacaacataaaaaattgCATTTATCATAAATCATAATAaacatcaaactaaacaaattagtaacaaaataatttataataacatCTAATAacttctatttaaaaataaaaacataccttcactttcatcttctctactatccttttttcttttttttttctttttttttcttctcctttctttcttatagcttttttttcctttaatcttctctactaatttttgtttttacctttctttcttctccctctcttcttctcttctactttcctttttttaaaaaactactTCTCCTGTTTTAAAACTACACAGGGGAACCATGGTTATGAGGTCCCTCAAATCAGGTTCTCCTCCTATGCCACCTATCACATAAGGATCGTTGGTGCCGCCTATTAGATAGGGGTCACTAGTGCCGCCTATTGATATGACACCACCCCCTGCCCTATACCTGTATTTTATAGCTGGGTTTATACTAAACCTGTATATTGGGTGCCGCCAATCATAACGGTGTGacccattaaaatattaatttattttacataaaacTATTTTTTACCGGAAAAAATAAGGTGGTGCTACCTATGCATCACCCTCTATCCCTCAAACATCCTATACTCGTATCTAATTGGACATACATATTATTCAAACATCCTATACTCAGTATCTAATTGGACATacatattattttcaaatttaatttttaattttataatattaatgtaaaaaGGCCTCTATTCGCTTTAGGATTAATGATCCATGATTTAATATGAATGTGAGCATTGAAGGCATGACAAAATTTGACGTTGCATTGGAGGAAGAGCCGAGCTAGGACAGGAGACGCCTAAAATCTTGAATCTCAACTAAAGAAAACGTCTTGGTAAAAGCTACCTCTTTAGACCACTCTGTGGGTTCAGACAAATTTGCTTTATTACAAGTCTAATggttgtttttcctccccttccTCCAGTGGGTCAATCATGAAGTTTCCACAATAACTTTCCACAATAATCACTCTGCAAGTGTTCTTTTTCAAGATTCTTTGCTTTTGGTTGCTCTTATGAGCTACTAACAACCAATTTGGCATTTTTCAATAGGTGTTGTCTAGAGCATGACACTTCGACTCTCTTCTTGCTGAACATGAGCAAATAAGGGAATTCTCCGATTCCCAATTCAGTGGTGGGATCATTTTCTACGAGTTTTCTAGCGGATCCAATAACATATCCCGACAAACCTCTAACTTTGATGAAGGCCAAATATGAGCGACCATGATATGAGATAATTCCTTTCGTCAAGCTTAAAAGGGCTTACTAGTAAGGGGGGATTATCATAACTAATTGAAccaaccttttttctttttctttttgtcattGCAATTGCAGAGAGAACAATAAAAACTCCAAGCAAAAAAAGAGGGtttacccaaaaaaataaaaagggcaaCAGAATGCACCAGAAAACAGATAAAAGAATAATACTCGATGCCCAAAAGGAGGAAATCACTACCCaaatacaacaaaataaaaaaaccgtAGGTTTGATATTTAGGCTGTGATACCATGTTAGAAAGGAAATGACtggagagaaaataaaaattggTGAAGTAATTGATCAAAATTCCTAATTTACTATATgataaaattatggaaaattacaACCATTTATACGCATGCcagaaaagaaaatattgatgatcaactatcaaatcataatctttgcTTAAAATTCAATTATACAATAGATTAcagatataaattatatatttatctattttacaaaaaataaCATATTCCTATATCTATTTTGATGTTACCTTTTTTAGATGTTACATTACAACTATAACGATATGGTTCAAATAATTATAAGtactataattataatataaccataatatatctattttgatttgtataaaCTGTGATTAAAGTTTTTCTCAAACATCATCGTGTGAACTTGTATAAAAAAAACACACTACCTCAATAAATCGAGAGAAAATTCGTTCATGGAATTCAAACCTGAGACTTCGAATAATGCCTTTCTAATACTACAACCATACCATACAATTATATTTTAGGATTTCAgggtatatataaatatatatgttcgTTCTCCATATTCCTACAACATGTAAATATCTTTAGAATACACACTCTGAAACCCAAACCCTATTCACTACAAAATAGTTTCTCTTACCCATTTTTTTCCTTCTAATCTCTCTACGCCAGTGATGAAATGGAATCTCCAACCCTAAAGCACCCCCAACTGCCTTCTAAATTTTATTCACTGTCAGATTCATTTCCTGAATCTATGTTCATCGGCTGAGGATTTTTATATGCATTCCTTTCAACATCGTATCGTCTTTTATCTACTTTAGCCTTTGCTTCATATGGTTCTTTTTCCTCCTCTGCACACAAAAAGAACAAAAGGTTTTCATCGTTACCATCCAATCTATTATTTTTCAACCTATAATTAACATATTGATTTAACAAACATCTAAATTCTTCCCCAAAATATGCGTACCTGACAGCTTTTTCCACTTCTCTCCGAGTATTCTCGATACCTCAGCAAACGAAGCTCCAGGATTAGTTTTCTTTATGTTCTGTAAACATAATCAGAGATTAATCAGCACATTCACTAAAGCCCACTTCATTGTTGATCGgctgccaaaaaaaaaaacatatttcacCATCAATCAATGTAAATTCAGAAAATTCATGACCCACCTCCCTCTCCACTTGTGAGAAAAACATGAAACCCGACATAGCCCTCTTTGGTGCATTTGGATccttctttctcctttttttcttcttcccgTCATCTTGTCCATCTTTAGATTTTTTCTTAGTTGCCTTAGAAGAAGCAGCTTCCTTTCTGGGATCCCTTTTGGCAGGCTTCTGGTAATTGGATATTCAGTGTGAGATGCCAAAAGATGATCTGTCTGGAATTTACACTACAAGAATAAAGTATGTTGAAATAACAAACAATGACTTGCCTCTTTCTCATCTCCACTGTCACTAGCATCCGAATCTTCTTCCCCAGAATCATCAGTTGGTGATCCCCCATCATCCTTGTCAAGAACAAAATCCTCATCCTGCATTGATTCATAGTGCTTACAACATCAACAAAAAGAAAACCAGTAGGGGCAACGCTGAAGCAAGAAAGTCAGACCCGGACATCTATGATGGTTGTTGCTCAATGTTCACACAAGCAGTTGTAGAGGACATATAGACCAATGGACTATGATAACTGGGTATTTTCTATTCTATTACTAGTACTAGCAAAACCAATGGACTTAAGACATGCTTCGTATTTGGGGATGAAGCATGTAAACCTAGTACAAACATAAGCACATGACATAAAAAAACATCAAAGATTGTTCACCCACATTACAgggcaagaaaataaaattgcaaaTAATACATTTATCGACAAGACAGCAACTATATGCATTTGTGCAACAGCCAAATGAATTCAaactaaatatatataagtaaaaagCAGGAAAATCGATAATGATTTCACCTCCTCGTCACTTTCATCCCCACCAGCTTCATTCTTAATGCGTTCAAGATGAGGATCAacagcatcatcatcatcgttTTGGAGAATTTCAGCCACCCCATCTGTGGTCCGTACATCTCCAAGGTTCATAATTTTCAAACCCTTCGAACTGCAGAGACAGAGAGCAGTTAATATATAGCCAAAAGGACCAAAACTGTTCATCCAATGAATATTTAAACCAGACCTGATAAAGTCAAACAAATTGTGATATTCATTTCTCTGAATATTCCGGAATAAATGTTCTTGCTCAGTTTTTAATCTTATGAGAAGATCAAAGTAATGCATATTTGAGCCACCAGCAGCATGCCTCTCAAATTCAACATAGTCAATCTGGCATTTGAAAAATGGAAATAACCACAAAAAAAGTCATTCAAAAGGGATAATTAACAATTGCATTTAGACCAACAAATCAATATAGAGACAATTTAGAATCTATACCTCCTCATGAAGAATAAGTGTAGGTGGTTTGGGTAGAAAGAAGAAGCTCTTTTCAAGTGGATACAGGACACCATCTTCAGCTTTCAGGGAAGACTTGACCGCATAACCATCTTGGCAGCTACGGAATTTTCCTGGCTTTGTAACTTTTGCACCAGATAAACCACGCATTACTGTGGTAAACACTTCATGGATGAGTCCCTGTTTCATGAAGAAGGCCATAATTATAGGGTAAATTTGATAAGCACAATGCAAAGCTTGAATGGACTTGTTATATGAAAATGTTCCATTACCTTGTAAGAAGGTTCCAACCTGTCCTTGTACTTTGTATTCAAAAGATCCTCATTTATGGACAAGGTGCTTTGAACGACATAATCAGTTTCAAACTGCAAAAAAAAGAACAAGGAGAATATGAATGCAAAAACGCTAGTGGCACAAGCAGTGAACACAAATCTAGGGAACCAGCAATACCTGCATGACAATATGGGGGTACAAAGTTTGCCCTTTGCGGATAGGTGGATCAAGCGTGACAACAACAAAAGTGTGAGGTTGGTTGGACTGTCAAACACACAAAAGAGTAGGGAAAAATACATTCAGCGGTCACAAATAAATAAGACTTTTTTATAAATGAGCACTATGACCTTGATATCAAGGTAAAGAATTAAAACCTTTGGAAGCAAAAACAGGCGAACAACACTGCTATACTGAATTTTGAAATCATTTGCCTGCCCTTGGAGTCTCAAGAATGAAAGATGAAGTTCGACACTGTACCGACCCCTGTGTAAAGAGCATGATTAATCAGCCATAAGAAATCATGCTAAATAATCCATAAACATATAAGAAAACAGCAATAATAAACTAACGAATGAAACAAATCAACTATAAATGTATCAGAAGTgagccttgattacatatgagcTTCATTTCATCACTATCTCAATCTTTGAGAAAGACCTACCTTGGTGTGAGGATTGCAATGCCCTCGAAAGTAACAACAGCTTCCTCAACTCCAGCACCAACATCGGCCACTGACATGATTTTTTCACGAAAAACCTAGCAGAAAGTTAACAGAACATGACATTAGTACGGTATTCAAAATCTGTATATTTTATCCTAACAGAGAAGTGACAACAAACTTACCTGAGCAGGTGGGCGGTTTTCATCACCAACAAATTGGGTATTAGAATTAGGTATGTGGAAACTTATCTCCATCAGTGAATCTTTCTGTCATGAAAGGAACAAAAACAACTTTAGAAGAATAGAAGATACCAAGTACAGCTTACATATAAATAACGTGGTCACAGGcctttataattatatatgtagaGAGAGAGCGACTTCTTTCAACATTAACAAATAACCAGCAGAGCAGTATGAAACACACCTCATTAGCTCCAGTTGTATCATCCACATGGAACTCCAAGATGACATCATTTTTTCCTTGAAGCTGTGTTTGTGACACATCTGCTAAAGACACTTCGAAAGCTTGTTTCGCACCAGTCATAAAGGCAAGCATATTCCCTACACATGCAATATTGAGTACTtcaaaactataagaaaaagctGTTTCTGGCATACCAAAAACCAGATGACAGTCAGAATGCAAAACCTAGCCATCATAAAGGATAAAGATCTACGATCCATGGACCGAGACGAATGATGAAAAACCTTAGAATCTCAATTAAAAGGTTGCTAGAATCTACCCAATTAAGCATAAACACCTCATTCTCTCAAGTGCACAAGATATGAAGTTATTTGCATGGAAAATAGATAATAAACCACTATCTACTAATGACAAACAGTATATTAGCCAAAAACTGTAAAGAAGTACCACAGCAGAAGAAATCATCAAAGTTCGGTACAAGCTTACCATCTAACAAGATTAATGATGCATCCTATTTTATGGACCCCCAGGCCTGACCATAAAAACCATGCAAACCTAAAAATGATGGAAATTTGTTGAAGGCCTAGGAAAATTGTTTTAAATCTCAGACATCAAGATGCAAATAATATCAAGAACACAAGATAAACCAATCTAGAACACAAATAATGGAAAACAGTTTGAAAGCGCTTTATGTAATCTACTTCTGTGGGTACAAacagaaattaatattgttagaaGCATCGATAAGCAGAAAGAAATCAAATGAGATTCACCGACCACTTAAATCAACTTCTCCCCAATTACGACCACTGACAGAAAGCTGCTTTTCTTCTGGGGCTATTCCACAATTATTCTGAAAAAAACTGGTCAAACTGGCAACATCCTGCAAAGCAAACATAACAGAAGAAAACAAGGATC
This window of the Gossypium hirsutum isolate 1008001.06 chromosome A09, Gossypium_hirsutum_v2.1, whole genome shotgun sequence genome carries:
- the LOC107892362 gene encoding FACT complex subunit SSRP1, coding for MTDGHLFNNISLGGRGGTNPGQLKIYSGGILWKKQGGGKAVEVDKTDILGVTWMKVPRTNQLGVRIKDGLYYKFTGFRDQDVASLTSFFQNNCGIAPEEKQLSVSGRNWGEVDLSGNMLAFMTGAKQAFEVSLADVSQTQLQGKNDVILEFHVDDTTGANEKDSLMEISFHIPNSNTQFVGDENRPPAQVFREKIMSVADVGAGVEEAVVTFEGIAILTPRGRYSVELHLSFLRLQGQANDFKIQYSSVVRLFLLPKSNQPHTFVVVTLDPPIRKGQTLYPHIVMQFETDYVVQSTLSINEDLLNTKYKDRLEPSYKGLIHEVFTTVMRGLSGAKVTKPGKFRSCQDGYAVKSSLKAEDGVLYPLEKSFFFLPKPPTLILHEEIDYVEFERHAAGGSNMHYFDLLIRLKTEQEHLFRNIQRNEYHNLFDFISSKGLKIMNLGDVRTTDGVAEILQNDDDDAVDPHLERIKNEAGGDESDEEDEDFVLDKDDGGSPTDDSGEEDSDASDSGDEKEKPAKRDPRKEAASSKATKKKSKDGQDDGKKKKRRKKDPNAPKRAMSGFMFFSQVERENIKKTNPGASFAEVSRILGEKWKKLSEEEKEPYEAKAKVDKRRYDVERNAYKNPQPMNIDSGNESDSE